A single Alcanivorax borkumensis SK2 DNA region contains:
- a CDS encoding ATP-dependent zinc protease family protein produces MMRTLLALLLVLSPLAAVADGASGKMIYGLHEKVHIKELGITVPAKLDTGAGSGSLSARYIRTFERDGVEMVEFDLAIDRDDREEWSVTREQWDDVELPLSGHVRIKRRAESVAPGDRDYSRRPVVTLTICMGRRQEQVEVNLTNRSEFRYPLLMGSEALQGLGALVDPSLSMAAGEPDCQDSKDNVVESDDQTMEAAEAL; encoded by the coding sequence ATGATGCGTACACTGCTTGCTTTACTGTTGGTTTTATCGCCCTTAGCGGCGGTGGCCGATGGAGCATCCGGTAAAATGATTTATGGCTTGCATGAAAAGGTGCACATCAAGGAGTTAGGGATTACTGTACCGGCCAAGCTGGATACCGGCGCCGGTTCCGGCTCGTTAAGCGCTCGTTATATCCGTACTTTTGAGCGCGATGGTGTTGAAATGGTTGAGTTCGACTTGGCTATTGACCGTGATGACCGGGAAGAATGGAGTGTTACCAGAGAACAATGGGATGATGTGGAACTGCCGTTATCTGGGCATGTGCGCATTAAACGGCGGGCAGAGAGTGTGGCGCCCGGTGACCGGGATTACAGTCGTCGCCCGGTGGTGACGTTGACTATCTGCATGGGTCGGCGCCAGGAACAGGTTGAAGTTAACCTGACAAATCGTAGTGAGTTTCGCTACCCGTTGCTGATGGGCTCCGAGGCTCTGCAAGGGTTAGGTGCACTGGTGGACCCGTCGTTATCAATGGCGGCTGGAGAGCCTGATTGTCAGGACAGTAAGGATAATGTTGTCGAAAGCGACGACCAAACGATGGAGGCTGCCGAGGCGCTATAA
- the typA gene encoding translational GTPase TypA → MIERLRNIAIIAHVDHGKTTLVDKLLQQSGTLGDRAGDIERVMDSNDLEKERGITILSKNTAIQWNDYRINIVDTPGHADFGGEVERVMSMVDSVLLLVDAVDGPMPQTRFVTQKAFAAGLKPIVVINKIDRPGSRPDWVMDQVFDLFDNLGATDEQLDFPVIYASALNGIAGLEADDLADDMTPLLQAIVDKVDYPNVDADGPFQMQISSLDYNSYLGIVGIGRVKRGNIKANSPVKVIGADGNVRNGKILTIMGYHGLERVDASTASAGEIVCITGLDPLNISDTLCDPLNVEALTPLSVDEPTVSMFFHVNTSPFAGQDGKFVTSRQIRERLEAELKHNVALRVEETGSADQFRVSGRGELHLSVLIENMRREGFELAVGRPQVIIREEDGVKQEPYETVVADVEEQHQGSIMEHLGLRKAEMTNMEPDGKGRVRLEFLVPSRGLIGFRSQFLTLTSGTGILNSTFSHYGEHKAGDMAKRINGVLVSMVKGKVLGFALFNLQERGRMLIDPNVDVYEGQIIGIHSRGNDLVVNPTKGKQLTNMRASGTDENIVLTPPIRFSLEQALDFIEDDELVEVTPNSLRIRKKLLTETERKRAGR, encoded by the coding sequence GTGATTGAACGTCTGCGCAATATCGCCATCATCGCCCACGTTGACCACGGCAAAACCACCTTGGTGGATAAGCTGTTGCAACAATCTGGCACCCTGGGAGATCGCGCCGGCGACATCGAACGGGTCATGGACTCCAACGATCTGGAAAAAGAGCGGGGCATTACTATCCTGTCCAAAAATACCGCTATCCAGTGGAATGACTATCGCATCAACATCGTAGACACCCCAGGCCACGCCGACTTCGGCGGTGAAGTAGAACGGGTTATGTCTATGGTGGATTCCGTACTACTGCTGGTAGACGCAGTGGACGGCCCCATGCCACAAACCCGCTTCGTGACCCAAAAGGCGTTCGCCGCCGGCCTTAAGCCGATTGTCGTGATCAACAAAATCGACCGCCCTGGTTCCCGCCCGGACTGGGTAATGGATCAGGTCTTCGATCTGTTCGATAACCTGGGCGCCACCGACGAGCAGCTGGACTTCCCGGTGATTTACGCCTCGGCCCTGAACGGCATTGCCGGCCTGGAGGCGGATGACTTGGCCGACGACATGACCCCACTGCTGCAAGCCATCGTCGACAAAGTTGACTACCCCAACGTCGATGCGGACGGCCCTTTCCAGATGCAAATTTCCTCTCTGGATTACAACAGCTACCTGGGCATCGTCGGCATTGGCCGCGTTAAGCGCGGCAACATCAAGGCCAACAGCCCGGTGAAAGTGATCGGCGCCGACGGCAATGTCCGTAACGGCAAGATCCTCACCATCATGGGCTACCATGGCCTGGAGCGTGTCGATGCCAGCACAGCCTCCGCCGGCGAGATTGTCTGCATCACCGGTCTGGATCCGCTGAACATCTCCGACACCCTGTGCGACCCGTTAAACGTGGAAGCTCTGACGCCGCTGAGCGTGGATGAACCCACCGTAAGCATGTTTTTCCACGTAAACACCTCGCCTTTTGCCGGCCAAGACGGCAAGTTCGTTACTAGCCGTCAGATCCGTGAGCGTCTGGAAGCCGAACTCAAACACAACGTGGCATTGCGCGTAGAAGAAACCGGCAGCGCCGATCAATTCCGCGTTTCCGGTCGTGGCGAACTGCACTTGTCAGTACTGATCGAGAACATGCGTCGTGAAGGCTTCGAACTTGCCGTCGGTCGCCCACAGGTGATCATCCGCGAAGAAGACGGCGTAAAGCAGGAACCCTACGAAACCGTCGTCGCCGACGTGGAAGAACAGCATCAGGGCTCCATCATGGAGCATCTGGGTTTACGCAAAGCCGAAATGACCAACATGGAACCGGACGGTAAAGGCCGAGTTCGCCTGGAATTCCTGGTGCCTAGCCGTGGCCTGATCGGTTTCCGTAGCCAGTTCCTGACTCTGACCTCCGGTACCGGCATCCTTAACAGCACCTTCAGCCACTACGGCGAGCACAAAGCCGGCGACATGGCCAAGCGCATCAACGGTGTGCTGGTATCCATGGTTAAAGGTAAGGTGCTGGGCTTCGCCCTGTTCAACCTGCAGGAACGTGGCCGCATGCTGATCGACCCGAACGTGGATGTGTACGAAGGCCAGATCATCGGTATCCACAGCCGTGGCAACGACCTGGTGGTTAACCCCACCAAAGGTAAGCAGCTGACCAACATGCGCGCCTCCGGCACAGATGAGAACATCGTTCTCACCCCGCCGATCCGTTTCAGCCTGGAACAAGCGCTGGACTTCATCGAAGACGACGAGCTGGTGGAAGTCACCCCCAACTCCCTACGTATTCGCAAGAAGCTGCTCACCGAAACCGAGCGCAAGCGCGCCGGGCGGTAA
- a CDS encoding DUF2007 domain-containing protein — protein sequence MKCVFQARHMIEAHMLANLLDQVGVMAQVHGDMLQGGMGELPAAGLSTVWVAANDEDRALEVIAEFEASQPADREVVSPATAPTPLAGQGFLAGLLVGMVIGAVLMLMLLR from the coding sequence GTGAAGTGTGTGTTTCAGGCGCGCCACATGATTGAAGCCCATATGCTGGCCAATTTGCTGGATCAGGTGGGGGTTATGGCACAGGTGCATGGCGATATGTTGCAAGGTGGCATGGGTGAGTTACCGGCGGCGGGGTTGTCGACGGTGTGGGTGGCCGCGAACGATGAAGACCGCGCCCTGGAGGTGATCGCCGAGTTTGAGGCCAGTCAGCCTGCGGACCGAGAGGTGGTGTCGCCAGCCACCGCTCCCACACCGCTGGCTGGGCAGGGCTTTCTGGCGGGGTTGCTGGTAGGGATGGTAATCGGTGCGGTGTTGATGCTGATGTTATTGCGTTGA
- the trmL gene encoding tRNA (uridine(34)/cytosine(34)/5-carboxymethylaminomethyluridine(34)-2'-O)-methyltransferase TrmL, whose amino-acid sequence MLHIALFEPEIPPNTGNIIRLAANTGAQLHLIEPLGFSLEEKKLRRAGLDYSEFAALQVHRDFSAFQESVVGQRLFAMTTKGSRPHSQACFQDGDVLLFGPETRGLPEQILDSLPATQRLRLPMVAESRSLNLSNAVAVTLYEAWRQLGYLGAIDN is encoded by the coding sequence ATGCTACACATTGCCCTGTTCGAACCGGAAATCCCCCCCAACACTGGCAACATTATCCGTCTAGCCGCCAACACCGGCGCTCAGCTGCACTTGATTGAACCGTTGGGGTTTTCCCTAGAAGAAAAAAAACTGCGCCGCGCCGGCCTCGACTACAGCGAGTTTGCCGCATTACAGGTGCACCGGGATTTTTCCGCATTCCAGGAAAGCGTCGTCGGCCAACGGCTATTCGCCATGACCACCAAAGGCAGCCGCCCTCATAGCCAAGCGTGTTTTCAGGACGGGGATGTTCTGCTGTTCGGCCCGGAAACCCGTGGCTTGCCGGAGCAAATTCTCGACAGCCTGCCCGCGACACAAAGGCTTCGCCTACCCATGGTGGCCGAGAGCCGTAGCCTGAACCTGAGCAACGCCGTTGCCGTCACACTTTACGAAGCATGGCGACAGCTGGGGTACCTTGGAGCAATTGATAATTGA
- the secB gene encoding protein-export chaperone SecB encodes MADEQQQVFQLQRIYLKDTSFECPGAPEVFLQEWKPKVNVQLNNSARRVGEGDEFEVEITVTVTAKDEAEEKTFYLVEVKQAGIFTVKGIDGEERAQLLGAYCPNLLFPYVREVVSDLVAKGSFPQMVLQPINFDALYQQQRDQQQGNAAAAGETVQ; translated from the coding sequence ATGGCTGATGAACAGCAACAGGTTTTCCAACTGCAGCGTATCTACCTCAAAGACACCTCGTTCGAGTGCCCGGGGGCACCGGAAGTGTTCCTGCAGGAATGGAAGCCTAAGGTGAACGTGCAGCTGAACAACAGTGCCCGTCGCGTTGGTGAAGGCGATGAGTTCGAAGTGGAAATTACCGTGACGGTGACCGCCAAGGACGAAGCTGAAGAAAAGACGTTTTATTTGGTAGAAGTAAAGCAGGCTGGGATATTCACTGTGAAAGGCATTGACGGTGAAGAGCGTGCTCAGCTTCTGGGCGCCTATTGCCCTAATCTGTTGTTCCCATATGTCCGTGAAGTGGTATCGGACCTGGTTGCGAAAGGCTCATTCCCGCAAATGGTGCTGCAACCGATCAACTTCGATGCGCTGTATCAACAGCAGCGTGATCAGCAGCAAGGCAACGCAGCTGCCGCTGGTGAGACCGTTCAGTAA
- the grxC gene encoding glutaredoxin 3, which produces MARVELYTTSWCPFCVRAKQLLNSKNVAFEDTDVDREPQQRAVMMQRGGGRTVPQIFINDHAVGGCDELFALERAGALDALLGADQ; this is translated from the coding sequence ATGGCCAGAGTCGAGCTGTATACCACCTCTTGGTGCCCGTTTTGCGTGCGTGCCAAGCAGTTACTTAACAGCAAGAATGTGGCGTTTGAGGATACCGATGTGGATCGTGAGCCCCAGCAACGTGCAGTCATGATGCAGCGTGGCGGTGGCCGGACGGTGCCGCAGATTTTCATTAATGATCACGCCGTCGGTGGCTGTGATGAACTTTTTGCTCTAGAGCGAGCGGGGGCGCTCGATGCTCTGCTCGGAGCGGATCAGTAA
- a CDS encoding rhodanese-like domain-containing protein, which produces MGNLIEFASNHYILVSAFFLLWALFFVLESRRGGQSLTPQLATNMVNQKDAVIVDLRDSDEFRAGHIAGSINIPAGQAIDRIAELEKYKDKPLILTCDMGTKASHLGRQLRTKGFSDLYRIQGGLNAWRSASLPVVKA; this is translated from the coding sequence ATGGGCAACCTGATTGAATTCGCCAGCAACCATTATATTCTGGTGTCCGCCTTTTTCCTGTTGTGGGCACTGTTCTTTGTGCTTGAATCCCGCCGTGGCGGTCAATCCCTCACGCCGCAGCTGGCTACCAATATGGTGAACCAGAAGGATGCGGTGATCGTGGATTTGCGTGACAGCGATGAATTCCGAGCCGGGCATATCGCCGGTAGCATCAATATTCCCGCCGGGCAGGCGATTGATCGTATTGCAGAGCTGGAAAAATACAAGGACAAACCCCTCATCCTGACTTGTGATATGGGAACAAAGGCCTCACATCTTGGTCGTCAGCTGCGAACCAAGGGGTTTTCCGACCTGTATCGCATTCAGGGTGGCTTGAATGCATGGCGTTCAGCGAGCCTGCCGGTAGTCAAAGCGTAA
- a CDS encoding murein hydrolase activator EnvC family protein, whose translation MTRQLLLRLLLATLPSLLLPVSGAADSAPSKAELKELKSRISELSDAQSRELRERDSVQANLRKTELRISRLTREQRALEKKASKAQQRLNALEAEQATLAAEKRTQLDWLGKTVRASYQAGRQERIKLLLNQEKPDQIARLLRYQEYYQRARSDRLKAVNGELDELKAIALRVDKARQTLLNQHTDLQRHARKLQGAQKERQTTLAALNRSLEDRGNNLNQLKADQQQLQKLLQDMQRSLNGIPADLGGTPFNKLAGKLPWPLQARISTGYNSRREGSLRWQGVILNASPGTPVRAVHSGRVVFADWLRGYGLLTIVDHGSGYLTLYGYNQSLLRDVGEWVSAGDSLALAGSSGGNRTSGLYFEIRHRGKAVDPTRWCNQRVTLPPLAQN comes from the coding sequence ATGACCCGACAATTACTGCTGCGTTTACTGCTAGCCACCCTGCCCTCCCTGCTGCTTCCTGTTAGCGGAGCGGCAGACAGTGCGCCCAGCAAAGCGGAGCTGAAAGAACTAAAATCGCGCATCAGTGAATTGAGTGACGCTCAGAGCCGCGAGCTGCGCGAACGTGACTCCGTGCAGGCCAACCTGCGCAAGACAGAACTGCGCATCAGCCGACTAACCCGAGAGCAGAGAGCGCTAGAGAAAAAGGCCAGCAAGGCACAGCAACGCCTTAACGCTCTGGAAGCTGAGCAGGCAACCCTGGCCGCAGAAAAACGCACCCAACTAGACTGGCTGGGCAAAACCGTACGTGCCAGTTACCAGGCCGGCCGCCAGGAGCGCATCAAATTGCTGCTCAATCAGGAAAAACCAGACCAGATCGCCCGCCTGTTGCGCTATCAAGAATACTACCAACGCGCCCGCAGTGACCGACTCAAAGCCGTAAACGGCGAACTGGACGAACTCAAGGCTATTGCCCTGCGCGTGGACAAAGCCCGACAAACGCTACTGAATCAACACACCGATCTGCAACGTCATGCCCGTAAACTTCAAGGCGCCCAAAAAGAGCGCCAAACGACCCTCGCTGCCTTGAACCGCTCGTTGGAAGATCGCGGAAACAACCTCAACCAGCTGAAGGCCGACCAGCAGCAGCTGCAAAAGCTACTGCAAGACATGCAGCGCAGCCTCAATGGCATTCCTGCAGACCTAGGTGGCACGCCGTTCAACAAACTGGCAGGCAAACTCCCTTGGCCACTACAAGCACGTATCTCCACCGGTTATAACAGCCGGCGGGAAGGGTCCCTGCGTTGGCAAGGGGTGATACTGAATGCCTCGCCCGGCACCCCGGTCAGGGCAGTGCATTCTGGCCGCGTCGTGTTTGCTGATTGGCTGCGCGGCTACGGCCTGCTCACGATCGTCGATCATGGCAGCGGCTACCTAACACTCTATGGGTATAACCAGAGCCTGCTCCGCGATGTGGGAGAATGGGTTTCTGCAGGGGATAGCCTTGCTCTGGCGGGTAGTTCTGGCGGCAACCGAACTAGCGGGCTGTACTTCGAGATACGCCACCGCGGCAAGGCCGTGGACCCCACACGCTGGTGCAATCAGCGTGTTACACTGCCGCCATTGGCGCAAAATTGA
- a CDS encoding S41 family peptidase produces MPTTILPTLRSILISGLFALAPFSALHAQDPALDEQARQQGVPVDELRAFAEVMERIRATYIEEVDDNELLESAIRGMLNELDPHSSYLTPDQFEDLQVTTTGEFGGLGIEVTMEDGFVKVITPIDDTPASEAGIQAGDLILKIDDTFVKGLTLSESIELMRGEIGTKITLMVLSEGEEKPRQVSLTRDRIQTHSVKSKMLEPGLGYLRISQFQNNTGEDARKELAKLNKDTPLTGLILDLRNNPGGVLNGAVEVTDLFLDNGLVVYTQGRDKTSRNDLESRPGDALNGKPLVVLVNGGSASASEIVAGALQDQKRAVVVGNRTFGKGSVQSVLPLSKDRALKLTTARYYTPKGRSIQAEGIEPDIEVDVVTKLEVRKDMYLREADLPRHLDNENGGSEKQQKAGSLAQEDYALAQALSILKGIVLTQRPAMP; encoded by the coding sequence ATGCCAACAACAATCCTGCCGACGCTACGCTCTATTTTAATCTCGGGCCTATTTGCTCTTGCCCCTTTCTCCGCACTACACGCCCAAGATCCGGCCTTAGACGAGCAGGCTCGACAGCAGGGCGTCCCCGTCGATGAACTCCGCGCTTTTGCCGAAGTCATGGAGCGTATTCGCGCCACCTATATTGAAGAGGTAGACGACAACGAGCTTCTGGAGTCCGCTATTCGCGGCATGCTCAACGAGCTAGATCCGCACTCCAGCTACCTAACGCCAGACCAGTTCGAAGATCTACAAGTCACCACCACCGGTGAGTTCGGCGGCTTAGGCATTGAAGTCACCATGGAAGATGGCTTTGTTAAAGTCATCACGCCGATAGACGACACCCCTGCCAGCGAGGCGGGCATTCAAGCGGGCGACCTGATCCTTAAAATTGACGACACCTTCGTAAAAGGGCTCACTCTCAGTGAATCTATTGAGCTAATGCGCGGGGAAATCGGCACCAAAATTACGCTAATGGTACTCAGCGAAGGCGAAGAAAAGCCACGCCAGGTGAGCCTCACCCGCGACCGCATTCAGACCCACAGCGTGAAATCAAAAATGCTTGAGCCAGGCCTTGGCTATCTTCGCATCTCCCAGTTCCAGAACAACACGGGAGAAGATGCGCGTAAGGAATTGGCAAAACTCAACAAAGACACCCCCCTTACCGGCCTGATTCTCGACCTGCGCAATAACCCTGGCGGAGTCCTCAACGGCGCCGTTGAAGTCACCGACCTGTTCCTAGATAACGGCCTGGTGGTTTACACCCAAGGCCGGGACAAAACGAGCCGCAACGATTTGGAATCACGACCTGGCGACGCACTGAACGGCAAACCGCTAGTGGTACTAGTTAACGGTGGCAGTGCCTCCGCTTCAGAAATCGTGGCCGGCGCTCTGCAAGACCAGAAGCGCGCCGTTGTGGTGGGCAATCGCACGTTTGGTAAAGGCTCGGTACAAAGCGTGCTGCCATTGAGCAAGGACCGTGCCCTTAAGCTCACCACCGCCCGCTACTACACGCCAAAAGGCCGCTCTATTCAAGCAGAGGGCATCGAGCCTGACATTGAGGTGGACGTCGTTACCAAGCTTGAAGTGCGTAAAGACATGTATTTGCGCGAAGCCGACCTGCCGCGCCATCTAGATAACGAAAACGGAGGCAGCGAGAAGCAACAAAAAGCCGGTTCCCTGGCCCAGGAAGATTATGCTCTGGCCCAAGCACTCTCGATTCTTAAAGGCATCGTCTTGACCCAACGCCCAGCCATGCCCTGA
- a CDS encoding divergent polysaccharide deacetylase family protein, with amino-acid sequence MARRILTLALLLPGLLISSVSGLAAPRIAIIIDDLGYSRQQGQAIIDLPAPVACAVIPFSPHGRRLAERASLAGKEVLVHMPMATQGHQKLDRGGLQNGMDEPQLLEAVRQALGQIPQARGLNNHMGSALTEQPQTMGWLMAELKAHQLFFVDSRTSSHTVAQQVAQQVGLPNARRDVFLDNNRNPVSINQQFNRLIRLARQHGQAIAIGHPYPETVHYLQQVLPLMEEAGIDVVPVSSLLSTPAVTTATSQASVNIRP; translated from the coding sequence ATGGCAAGACGCATACTGACCCTAGCCCTTCTCCTGCCCGGGCTATTGATAAGCAGCGTTAGCGGCTTAGCGGCTCCGCGCATTGCCATTATCATCGACGACCTAGGCTACAGTCGCCAGCAAGGACAGGCCATTATCGACCTGCCCGCACCGGTGGCCTGTGCCGTCATTCCTTTTTCTCCCCACGGGCGTCGGCTCGCGGAACGGGCTAGCCTGGCGGGCAAGGAAGTGCTGGTGCACATGCCTATGGCCACGCAAGGCCACCAAAAACTCGACCGCGGTGGCCTGCAAAATGGAATGGATGAACCTCAGTTACTGGAGGCCGTTCGTCAGGCCCTGGGCCAAATTCCACAAGCCCGCGGGCTGAATAATCATATGGGCAGCGCGCTCACCGAACAGCCACAAACCATGGGTTGGTTAATGGCCGAACTAAAAGCGCACCAGCTTTTCTTTGTGGACAGCCGCACCAGCAGCCACACCGTGGCGCAGCAGGTGGCCCAGCAAGTGGGACTACCCAACGCTCGGCGCGATGTCTTTCTGGATAACAACCGCAACCCAGTGAGCATCAATCAGCAATTTAACCGACTGATACGACTGGCCCGGCAGCACGGCCAGGCCATCGCTATCGGCCACCCGTACCCGGAAACCGTACATTATCTGCAACAGGTTTTACCGTTGATGGAAGAGGCCGGCATTGATGTGGTGCCCGTATCCTCCTTGCTTAGCACCCCAGCGGTGACCACGGCCACCAGCCAGGCGAGCGTTAACATCCGCCCTTAA
- the hisF gene encoding imidazole glycerol phosphate synthase subunit HisF produces the protein MGLAKRIIPCLDVDAGRVVKGVQFVDIRDAGDPVEIAKRYNDAGADEITFLDITASHQERDTTLHTVEQIASQVFIPLTVGGGVRALEDIRNLLNAGADKVAINSAAVHNPEFVREAAERFGSQCIVVAIDAKKVSAESDTNRWEIFTHGGRKPTGLDAVEWARKMTDYGAGEILLTSMDRDGTKNGFDIALTRAIADAVPVPVIASGGVGNLQHLVDGVQQGGADAVLAASIFHFGEYSVQQAKEFMQSAGVEMRLG, from the coding sequence ATGGGTTTAGCCAAACGCATTATTCCGTGTCTGGATGTGGACGCCGGCCGAGTGGTCAAGGGCGTGCAATTCGTGGATATCCGTGACGCCGGTGACCCGGTGGAAATTGCCAAGCGCTATAACGACGCTGGGGCGGATGAAATTACCTTTTTGGACATCACCGCCAGCCATCAAGAGCGCGATACCACCCTGCACACGGTGGAACAGATCGCCAGCCAGGTGTTTATCCCGCTGACCGTGGGTGGCGGTGTGCGTGCGTTGGAGGATATTCGTAACTTGCTGAATGCCGGTGCCGACAAGGTGGCGATCAACTCTGCCGCGGTGCATAACCCGGAGTTTGTTCGTGAGGCGGCGGAGCGGTTTGGTTCCCAATGTATTGTGGTGGCGATTGATGCGAAAAAAGTCAGCGCGGAAAGCGATACCAACCGCTGGGAAATCTTCACCCACGGCGGTCGTAAACCCACTGGGCTGGATGCGGTGGAATGGGCCCGGAAAATGACCGACTACGGCGCGGGTGAAATTCTGTTGACCAGCATGGACCGCGATGGCACCAAGAATGGTTTTGATATTGCCCTGACTCGAGCCATTGCCGATGCGGTCCCAGTCCCGGTGATTGCCTCTGGCGGGGTTGGCAACCTACAGCACTTGGTTGATGGTGTGCAGCAGGGCGGTGCTGATGCGGTGTTGGCGGCGTCGATTTTCCATTTCGGAGAGTATTCAGTGCAGCAAGCCAAGGAGTTTATGCAGTCTGCCGGCGTGGAAATGCGCCTAGGCTAA
- the hisA gene encoding 1-(5-phosphoribosyl)-5-[(5-phosphoribosylamino)methylideneamino]imidazole-4-carboxamide isomerase: protein MLLIPAIDLKDGKCVRLKQGRMEDDTVFSEDPVAVASHWVERGARRLHLVDLNGAFAGEPVNGDIVKAIAKAHPDLPIQIGGGIRSPEIIQAYLDAGVQWVIIGTKAVNEPAFVKAMCEQFPGHIIVGLDAKDGKVATDGWANVTDVDVIDLAKQFENDGVSAIVYTDISRDGMLQGVNVDATVRLAQSMSIPVIASGGITNLDDVRNLCAVADQGISGAITGRAIYENTLDFADGQALSDELSGA from the coding sequence ATGTTACTGATTCCCGCCATCGATCTGAAAGACGGTAAATGTGTACGCCTTAAGCAAGGGCGGATGGAAGACGATACGGTGTTTTCCGAAGATCCGGTGGCCGTTGCCAGCCATTGGGTGGAGCGGGGTGCCCGCCGCTTGCATTTGGTCGACTTGAATGGGGCCTTTGCCGGTGAGCCGGTGAACGGCGATATCGTCAAAGCGATTGCCAAGGCGCACCCGGATTTACCGATCCAGATTGGGGGTGGCATCCGCAGCCCGGAAATCATTCAGGCTTATCTAGATGCCGGGGTGCAGTGGGTGATCATCGGCACCAAGGCCGTGAATGAGCCGGCTTTCGTGAAAGCCATGTGCGAGCAGTTCCCCGGCCACATTATCGTGGGTCTGGACGCGAAAGACGGCAAGGTGGCCACCGATGGCTGGGCCAATGTCACCGATGTGGATGTGATCGACCTGGCGAAACAATTCGAGAACGATGGCGTTTCGGCCATCGTCTACACCGACATCAGCCGTGATGGCATGTTGCAGGGGGTGAATGTGGACGCCACTGTGCGCTTGGCCCAGTCCATGTCGATCCCGGTGATCGCTTCCGGCGGCATTACCAATCTTGATGACGTGCGCAACCTGTGTGCAGTGGCCGATCAGGGCATCAGTGGTGCTATCACGGGCCGTGCCATCTATGAGAACACCCTGGACTTTGCCGATGGTCAGGCGTTGTCCGATGAGTTGAGCGGCGCCTGA
- the hisH gene encoding imidazole glycerol phosphate synthase subunit HisH, with protein sequence MSEVVAVIDYGMGNLHSAGKALEKVADGQKIIITGDPAQVRAADRVVFPGVGAIRDCIAVLKDTGLDQAIRDVAAAGKPLLGICVGMQAMMARSEENHGVDCLGIFDGQVTFFGEQFSDTGVRLKVPHMGWNQVQQCMAHPMWAGIDNHTRFYFVHSYCVTGLPDDAVAGRCDYGLSFAAAAVQGNVFAVQFHPEKSADAGLALLENFLRWQP encoded by the coding sequence ATGAGCGAAGTCGTTGCCGTTATTGATTACGGAATGGGTAACCTGCACTCCGCAGGTAAGGCGCTGGAGAAAGTCGCCGATGGCCAGAAAATCATTATTACCGGCGATCCGGCGCAGGTGCGTGCAGCGGACCGGGTGGTTTTTCCTGGTGTGGGTGCTATTCGTGACTGCATCGCGGTTCTGAAAGACACCGGCCTGGATCAGGCCATCCGTGATGTGGCGGCGGCGGGCAAACCGCTGTTGGGCATCTGTGTCGGGATGCAGGCAATGATGGCCCGTAGTGAAGAAAATCACGGGGTGGATTGCCTGGGCATCTTCGACGGCCAGGTGACTTTTTTCGGTGAGCAGTTCAGCGATACCGGTGTTCGCTTGAAAGTGCCGCACATGGGCTGGAACCAGGTACAGCAGTGCATGGCCCATCCTATGTGGGCCGGTATCGACAACCATACCCGGTTTTATTTTGTGCACAGTTACTGCGTTACCGGCCTGCCCGATGACGCTGTGGCAGGGCGCTGTGATTATGGTTTGAGTTTTGCGGCAGCCGCGGTTCAAGGCAACGTGTTTGCGGTGCAGTTCCACCCGGAAAAAAGCGCGGATGCAGGCCTCGCCCTGTTGGAAAACTTCCTGCGCTGGCAGCCATAA